A region of Lycium barbarum isolate Lr01 chromosome 3, ASM1917538v2, whole genome shotgun sequence DNA encodes the following proteins:
- the LOC132632300 gene encoding bidirectional sugar transporter N3-like: MAGISGHWAFVFGVLGNIVSFIVFLSPIPTFYKIYKKKSTEGYQSIPYVVALFSSMLWIYYAFLKTNTTLLITINSFGVFIETIYVGVYLFYAPKKSRVQTVKMLLLSVVGGFGAIILVTQFLFKGAVRGQVVGWICLVFSLCVFVAPLGIVRKVIKTKSVEYMPLLLSVFLTLSAVMWFFYGLLLNDINIAAPNVLGFIFGILQMVLYAIYSKKEKAILKEQKLPEMQKPAVIVIDENNNKKLPELTQEQIIDIVKHGLLVCSDKVNLAKCPHDTKCVVKAANVENTPKLQTVEV, from the exons ATGGCTGGTATTTCTGGTCATTGGGCTTTTGTTTTTGGTGTCCTTG GTAACATTGTCTCGTTCATTGTGTTCCTTTCTCCAAT ACCCACGTTTTATAAGATTTACAAGAAGAAATCAACTGAAGGGTATCAGTCAATTCCATATGTGGTTGCTCTCTTTAGCTCCATGCTTTGGATATACTATGCATTTTTGAAGACCAACACGACCCTTCTCATCACCATAAACTCATTTGGTGTCTTCATTGAGACTATCTATGTTGGTGTTTACCTTTTCTACGCACCAAAGAAGTCACGG GTCCAAACTGTAAAGATGCTCCTGTTATCAGTGGTGGGCGGATTTGGTGCAATAATCTTGGTTACTCAATTTCTATTTAAAGGAGCCGTTCGTGGACAAGTGGTTGGATGGATTTGTCTTGTGTTCTCCTTATGTGTGTTTGTAGCTCCCTTAGGCATCGTG AGAAAAGTCATCAAAACAAAAAGTGTGGAATACATGCCATTACTTTTATCGGTTTTTCTGACATTAAGTGCCGTCATGTGGTTCTTCTATGGTCTTTTACTAAATGACATTAACATAGCG GCTCCAAACGTGTTGGGATTCATCTTTGGTATACTCCAAATGGTACTGTATGCAATATACAGCAAAAAAGAGAAGGCCATCTTAAAAGAGCAGAAACTTCCAGAAATGCAAAAGCCTGCAGTCATTGTGATAGATGAGAACAATAATAAGAAACTTCCAGAACTCACACAGGAACAAATTATTGATATTGTGAAGCATGGTTTACTGGTTTGCTCAGATAAAGTGAACTTAGCGAAGTGTCCGCATGATACTAAGTGTGTAGTTAAAGCTGCTAATGTAGAAAACACACCCAAGCTGCAAACTGTGGAAGTTTAA